The Rhododendron vialii isolate Sample 1 chromosome 1a, ASM3025357v1 region AGCAGGTCCTGGTCATTTAATAAATGCATTGGTGTTGGATGTCTTCTGGTGGACCAGAAGAAAAAGCAGTTTTGGATGTCCTCAATTCTGAACCCTGAACTAGTACATATGAAAAGATAGTACCACTTGGTTCACTATTGCATATATCACCTAAGTATCATGCTTGAATatgaatatatatgtaattCAGAGGTGGTGTCAACCTctgccatttttgtttttgaaagttCATGGGATTGATTGACAGGGTGGAGGTGGACTAGCTGAATTCTGTGTGGCTAAGGGGAATCGAACAGTTCCAAGGCCACCTGAGGTATCAGCAGCTGAAGGTGCAGGATTACCTATCGCCGCTCTCACAGCTCACATGGCCCTCACCCAATTTGCAGGAGTCAAGCTCGACGGGAGTGGCCCACAGAAAAAAATCCTAGTCACGGCAGCCTCTGGCGGCGTGGGCCACTACGCCGTTCAACTGGCCAAGCTCGGAAACACCCATGTGACGGCCACTTGTGGGGCCCGCAACATGGAATTCGTGAAGAGCTTAGGGGCCGATGAGGTGCTCGACTACAAGACGCCTGATGGAGCCGCACTGAGGAGCCCATCTGGCCAGAAATACGATGCTGTCGTTCATGGTACCACCGGCATTCCATGGTCTACGTTTGAGCCCAATTTGAGTCGAAATGGAATGGTAATAGCTTTGACTCCTAATCCAAGTACCATGATGACTTTTGCATGGAAGAAACTCACCTGCTCTAAGAAGCAGATTGTGCCACTGCTTTTAGACGCTAAAGGCGAGAATCTTGACTATCTTGTTAAGTTGGTGAAGGAAGGGAAGCTTAAAACGGTAATCGACTCGAAATATCCTCTGACCAAGGCTGAAGATGCCTGGGCCAAGAGCATCGACGGTCACGCTACTGGGAAGATCATAGTGGAGCCATAACATATGCCCTTCTGAATTGATTATCTGGTACTGGTTCTATGTACTTAAAGAAGAGAATGTGTGTATTTAGACCGTAGAATACATGTAGCTATTCTACTTTCTGGTATTTTCGTGGTTGTGTgcttcatattctttgcttggGTGAAATTTTCGTTTCTTCTGCTGGCCATTTTCGTTTCTTCTGCTGTGCTTTCGAACTTATAACACTAATGAGAGAACATCaacttcttttccctttttatttctTACCTATTGCTGTATCATACCGTTATGCCCGGAGGATTGAAGCCAAACAGAAAAACACATCAAACGCGCACAAACACAAGATATTTATGTGGTTCGGCAACTAGCCTCCTCCACGGGATAGGAGATTTCTTATTAGCGGGAGGATTACAATGTGCCTCACAATCTCTCTCGTGTATCACCCAATTCTCTagaaatgcatatttttttctttcttgttttgggTGCTGTTTGGGGGTTTATGCCTTTTTTTGGGGTGCAAATATTTAATATTAGGTGTATAAAAAACCAATAGCTTAGATAAAAGTATTTATCATCTCTCTCTGTTGAGTGAGGATTTTCCTGATTATTAATCATTTTTcagaggcaaaaaaaaaaaatcaggtgACATGGTAGAGAACTTGGAATTTTCCCTATTGTTGTGTTGGCATGTACCATACAGCTGCCCTGGCTGTTTGGATCTCTCAACTTTTCCTCGTTCTTCAATGGTTGGATGTTCATTGAGGTTATCCATTTTTGCGC contains the following coding sequences:
- the LOC131319901 gene encoding chloroplast envelope quinone oxidoreductase homolog gives rise to the protein MAGKLMHAVQYNSYGGGAAGLKHVEIPIPAPSKDEVLIKLEAASINPYDYKLQAGVARPVLPRKFPFIPVFDVSGEVVEVGSGIKNFKAGDKVVSMLKSTGGGGLAEFCVAKGNRTVPRPPEVSAAEGAGLPIAALTAHMALTQFAGVKLDGSGPQKKILVTAASGGVGHYAVQLAKLGNTHVTATCGARNMEFVKSLGADEVLDYKTPDGAALRSPSGQKYDAVVHGTTGIPWSTFEPNLSRNGMVIALTPNPSTMMTFAWKKLTCSKKQIVPLLLDAKGENLDYLVKLVKEGKLKTVIDSKYPLTKAEDAWAKSIDGHATGKIIVEP